The following nucleotide sequence is from Pseudoliparis swirei isolate HS2019 ecotype Mariana Trench chromosome 7, NWPU_hadal_v1, whole genome shotgun sequence.
ACAGAAGTACTTTGCAGTGACCTCTAACCCCAGGTGTGTATCATTGACAGGCGTCCTTAGCGTGCTGATGAACTGTCAGTGGCAGAGTCTGCTGTGTCGGGTGGAGGCGGGGCTGCTCAACATgttcggagaggaggaggaggagcaggaagagcaggtggaggtgaagaggtCACCTCAGTACACCGTCCAGCTGCGAGGGTGTGAGGTCACCGctgaccccgccccctccctcagGATCACACTGAGCATGCTCGGTGACCAGGTGGCCGTGCTGGAGGTGAGCTGAGAGAGCAGGTGTTCCTAGGATTCATTCACCTTTTCATGTGTCCTTACCTCCTtatatccttctctccttctctctctcctccctcctccctcctccttcccttctccctcctccaggtGAGTAGTCCTGGTGAGAAGCAGCGTTGGTTGAAGCAGCTGCAGGATGGAGCAGCTGTCACTCAACAGCTCTCAGCTCTCAGGTaagagtcttcttcttcttcttcttcttcttcccatcctcctcctcctcctcctcctcctcttgtattattaatgtattttctCCTCAGTGGTCTGCAGACTCGGAGGTTTCCCACCTCCAACCCCTACATGTTCGACCCCTTCCATCTGAGTGGAACAGTCCAAGAGCAGCCCATCTACTCCAACACCTCCATCCTGGAGCACATGGTACGCTCCTTAATTATCATTACTACACAGTGACCCTGTGGAGCACATGGTACGCTCCTTAATTATCATTACTACACAGTGACCATGTGGAGCACATGGTACGCTCCACATCATTACTACACAGTGACCCTGTGGAGCACATGGTACGCTCCACATCATTACAATACAGTTACCCTGTGGAGCACAAGGTACGCTCCTCCGTTACTAGTTGTTAAAGATAGTTTAatgttatcacaaaaacacttctCTCAGTTCATATATTATGAATAAGGACAACTGTAATACAACGTGTCTCTTTGGACACAATTAAATGTACTATTTATGTTGTCTCCATTTTAGAAACATGTCAGACTTATTTGAAATTAGCAAAGTTGTAAtggtaatttgtaatttgaaaaTCTACCAGTTTAGGGGTGATTTATTAGggtattgatttatttgtttgtgtttcagctCCACAGCTCTCAGGATTCAGTCCGCTTCAACTCGTCATCGTCCAGAGACTCAAAGAGCAGCCACGTGTTCACCAGTGAGTCACGAATACACAGAACAcacctttatatttattatatagtcgatatttaaaatgtatatttatatatactctatacatttatatatatagtatatatttatatttatagtatatatttataatatatatgtatatatattatctccatttatatagcatatatatatattttttatagttatatacttattatatatataaatgttcatagtatatatttttatttataatacatatttatatatacagtatatataatatatatttataatatacatatagtatatttataatatatatatacatatatatatacatttttatatatatatggtatatatttatatttatactgtatatatttatatataatgtatatcttAGTTTTCTCCGTTGTAAAGTCATCGCTGTGTCTCAGACAACAGAGCGGTGGAAGTGGCGCAAGGCGTTCAGAAGCTGGAGCTGGcggggaggaggacggtgcagctGAGGGCGGAGTCGGACACCAACTTGGCGTCCGCCGGGAGGCAAAACAAGCGCTCCTCTTTCAGACAGTCGCTGGCCATCTGCAGCGAGCGGGCTCAGGTGGAAGAACaggaaatacacacaaacatttacatatatataactacataaATATAAGAAACTTATGAAGCTGAGTCACACTGTAGTTTTCACAATCTGCTCACTGGTTTcactggtctcttctggtctctggttTCCCTGGTCCTTGCTGGTCCCTACTGGTCcttgctggtctctgctggtccctgCATGCTGGTCTCTGCTGTTCAGGCGGGTTTCCTGAATCCTCTGCTGCGCCGGACAGCCTCGGCTAAGATCTCTCTGAGACGAGCTCCTTCATCGCTGTTCATCGAACACGGGAAGGTGTTCCAGAGGAGGAAGGTGAGACTCTGGTTTAAAGGTTCAGTCTGCCCCTCTCTTTCATAAGGTTTCATATGAGCAACGTAGCTTTCAATAACGCTCATTGTAGCCTACTTCGTATTTACTCTGACTGACATTTAACCTCTGTCAacatttctgtgtttctgtctccaCAGGAATGGGAAACCAAAGCTGCTGCTTGACACCATCCGTCCATCATCATCCGCTTCATCACCATCTTTGTTTGTcaattctttgttttttatcgtACTATCTTTGTTTTTGATCGTCACAATCTTTGTTTTTGATCGtactatttttgtttttgatcGTACAATCTTTGTTTTTGATCGTCACATCTTTGTTTTTCATCGTCACATCTTTGTTTTTGATCGTTACATCTTTGTTTTTGATCGTACTATCTTTGTTTTTGATCGTAATATCTTTGTTTCAAGACATTTTAGGCGACCAACATGTTATAATAAACTTTTATGAAGTGAAAACACATGATTAAATGGTTAaatcagctttaacacatgaatcattggcttcacttttgtGATAGTGTTTATCATTGGTtttcttatttaaatgttatttgaaCGAACACATCATTGTTGGATCAAAGTGAAGTTGGTAGTTTTCATAAACTTAACACATAAAATAACTCTCACCAAGTTTTTCCAGATGCACATTTGTTTACCACTGATCCAGGTAAATTTGATCCATTCAaggaaaatatttatatatatggtgTACTTCCCGTTGTTTAGCTGAAGTAATGAGCTGCTGTGTTTCATCTGGAAATTAGAAAGTCACACCTTtgttttcataaatatattttaatcccACTCTGTGATTTTCTCACATGATGTCAAAATTTACTCtgaaacacttttaaaatgatacTGTAATATTGAAAACTCTATTTGactaattatttttcttttttactatgTTTGAAATCACcgtttatattatattcaactagaacaggcactcggtagagcgcatacctttgcatatcacaagattgggcattgaattatgaacatgttggcattagttgcatgccaattggatataaattggtaaaaagaagattttgaccttttcttgacctttgacccgaccgatcccaaaatcgaatcaaatggtccccggataataaccaatcatcccaccaaattccatgcgattcaagatgattttgaccttttacaTGACCTTGGCCCCGATCgataccaaaatctaatcaaatggtccccggataataaccaatcatcccaccaaatttcatgcgattcggtttaatactttttgacgtatgcgaataacacgcacgcacgcacgcatacaaatacacggcgatcaaaacattaccttccgcattttcaatgcgaaggtgattatattataatatattaaaatcaattagatattacattatattatatttgagtACATAACACTgcattatattttagtaatattACTAAAAGTACCAACACTACAGTGTAATTGGAACTTTGAGTGtacttttatattatatattttaatattcataattCTAACTTGAACCAAAATAGAAATGAGGTCAACAACGACCACTGTTTAataatgtactttattaattagTGTTTTAATTTTTACATCAGTATTTTTTTGTATGTTCGATGTTATTTCTGtgaaagaatctcggcgttatctttgatcaggacttgtcctttaactcccacgtaaagcaaatctcaaggactgcatctttttttcatttttttcatctacgtaatattaaaaaaatcagGCATATCTTGAGTCAAAAGATgcaaaaaattggttcacgcgttcgttacttctagactggattattgcaacttcttattatcaggctgctctaataagtctcttaggtccctccagttgatccagaatgctgcagctcatgttcttactaaaactaagaaaagagatcacatcactcctgcactagctgctctgcactggctccctgtaaaatcaagaatcacttttaaaattcttctcttaacctacaaagccttgattggtgatgcaccatcatatcttaaggagcttgtagtaccatattgccccactagagagctgcgctcactaaatgcggggctacttgtagtttctaatctagagtcttaaaaagtaggatgggagccagagccttcagttatcaagctcctcttttatggaaccagcttccaccttcagtcctggaggcagacacagtcacctcatttagagtagactgaagactttcctctttgacagagcttatagtgagggctgaatcaggttcacctggtccagccccttgagatgctgctataggcttataggctgctgggggacgtttaggatacactgagcacctatctcctcttttctctctccttgtggatgaattttcatctctctattgcacattactaactctgcttcctccccggagtccttttgacttcacgtctcatagggtcatcggaccctatgagacgtcatagatcctgtctgcctgatggatattcaaggtctggatcgtggaatatactaccaactacgccatggccctgctgagactccgcccactcctcctctctacctccatctgcttgatggatcatcgaggtctggattgtggaatatgcctacaccaactattcatacactctgtcatattcattgattgtgttgttactgtgttttaatttgtgtataatgattccttctgtacacatggcatctattgcacctgtccatcctggagagggatcctcctctgttgctctcctgaaggtttcttcccttttttccctgtgaagggttgtttgggagtttttcctgatccgatgtgaggttttgggacagggatgtctatatgtacagattttaaagcactttgagacaaatttcaaatttgtgaaaatgggctatacaaataaaattaattgAA
It contains:
- the si:dkey-220o5.5 gene encoding actin filament-associated protein 1-like 2 isoform X3 codes for the protein MIMSCPSSSPSNEPADSPGTEEVPLHQDSPVWLREGVPPLPPGGPGGDDADDEDTYEEAEPYHPSNTEKPESDSSHYESYGEEDDGDESLTDSAHYIQWSASQPCLRPAPESRLCGYLWRRKWLGQWTKQLFVIRSDVLLCYKCSQDLRPHLQLSLIGCQLVYKPKSSRRIQHQLKLQLGSQSLVLGYSSLQQAEQWRRVIEEVSSAGEQTPSDQLLSCRSSSVQTDSEEEEEEEEEEEPAAGYLSRDPGVLSVLMNCQWQSLLCRVEAGLLNMFGEEEEEQEEQVEVKRSPQYTVQLRGCEVTADPAPSLRITLSMLGDQVAVLEVSSPGEKQRWLKQLQDGAAVTQQLSALSGLQTRRFPTSNPYMFDPFHLSGTVQEQPIYSNTSILEHMLHSSQDSVRFNSSSSRDSKSSHVFTNNRAVEVAQGVQKLELAGRRTVQLRAESDTNLASAGRQNKRSSFRQSLAICSERAQAGFLNPLLRRTASAKISLRRAPSSLFIEHGKVFQRRKEWETKAAA